A portion of the Candidatus Woesearchaeota archaeon genome contains these proteins:
- a CDS encoding Lrp/AsnC family transcriptional regulator, with protein MAKKRKHLRKTDLAVIACLRENGRMPLTVMHKRTHIPISTLHDTIKRLEKRGMVRHVSLLNFPNINHPFIVHYLLSAKENLKRYLLFNPSVNTISVINKGTHFYVECAFRSIRDKTKFRNKVTSYKLKKVQEIPVAEIIKREGFRIKKNDKKTDHRWEKK; from the coding sequence ATGGCAAAAAAGCGAAAGCATCTGAGGAAAACTGATCTAGCAGTCATAGCTTGTTTACGTGAGAACGGAAGAATGCCTCTGACGGTCATGCATAAGAGAACCCATATTCCGATTTCTACCTTGCATGACACCATCAAACGATTAGAGAAAAGAGGAATGGTACGGCATGTAAGTCTCCTTAACTTCCCGAATATCAATCATCCCTTTATCGTTCATTATCTTCTTTCTGCAAAGGAAAACCTCAAACGCTATTTGCTCTTCAATCCAAGCGTTAATACCATCTCTGTCATTAATAAAGGAACACATTTCTATGTTGAGTGCGCCTTCAGATCTATCAGAGATAAGACAAAATTCAGAAATAAGGTAACCTCTTATAAACTTAAAAAAGTTCAGGAGATTCCTGTTGCTGAAATTATTAAGCGAGAAGGATTTCGCATCAAAAAAAATGATAAGAAAACAGACCATAGATGGGAGAAAAAATAA